ACTTTACCTTTCAAATCGCGGTTATGAAGTTGGTATTCTAGACAGTTTAGTGCGGCGGCACTGGGACAACGAATTGGGAGTGCAAACTCTTACCCCAATTACGCCAATTCAGCAACGTATACAGCGCTGGCACGATTTGACAGGTAAATCTATCGATCTTTTCATTAGCGACATTACTAATTACGAGTCTCTTAATAAGGCGCTGCATACATTTGAGCCAGAAGCCATTGTGCATTTTGGCGAACAACGTTCAGCACCTTTTTCAATGATTGACCGCGAACACGCAGTTTTCACTCAAGTGAACAACGTAGTTGGTACGTTGAACTTGCTGTATGCGATGCGGGAAGATTTCCCCAACTGTCACTTGGTAAAACTGGGGACAATGGGTGAATACGGCACACCCAACATCGATATTGAAGAAGGATACATCACTATAGAACACAACGGACGCCAAGATACCTTACCCTATCCCAAGCAGCCCGGTTCAATGTATCACTTAAGCAAAGTTCATGACAGTCACAATATCCACTTTGCTTGTCGGATTTGGGGATTAAGGGCAACAGACTTAAATCAAGGTGTCGTCTACGGCGTTTTAACCGAAGAGACAGGGATGGACGAACTGTTGATTAACCGCCTTGATTACGATGGCGTATTTGGGACGGCGCTAAACCGTTTCTGCATTCAAGCAGCTATTGGACATCCCCTTACTGTCTATGGAAAAGGCGGACAAACTCGAGGATTTTTGGATATTCGGGATACCGTGCGATGTGTTGAACTAGCTATAGCCAACCCAGCCCAAGCTGGGGAATTCCGCGTGTTCAACCAGTTTACCGAACAATTTAGCGTCGGCGACTTGGCGATGATGGTGAAAAAAGCTGGTAACGCAATGGGACTGAATGTGGAAATTAATCATTTAGATAATCCCAGGGTCGAGAGAGAAGAACATTACTTCAATGCTAAAAATACCAGATTGCTGGATCTTGGCTTGCAGCCCCACTATCTTTCTGATTCTCTTCTCGATTCTCTCTTGAACTTTGCTATTAAGTACCAGCATCAAGTCGATAAAA
The sequence above is a segment of the Mastigocladopsis repens PCC 10914 genome. Coding sequences within it:
- a CDS encoding NAD-dependent epimerase/dehydratase family protein, whose translation is MKVLVIGGDGYCGWATALYLSNRGYEVGILDSLVRRHWDNELGVQTLTPITPIQQRIQRWHDLTGKSIDLFISDITNYESLNKALHTFEPEAIVHFGEQRSAPFSMIDREHAVFTQVNNVVGTLNLLYAMREDFPNCHLVKLGTMGEYGTPNIDIEEGYITIEHNGRQDTLPYPKQPGSMYHLSKVHDSHNIHFACRIWGLRATDLNQGVVYGVLTEETGMDELLINRLDYDGVFGTALNRFCIQAAIGHPLTVYGKGGQTRGFLDIRDTVRCVELAIANPAQAGEFRVFNQFTEQFSVGDLAMMVKKAGNAMGLNVEINHLDNPRVEREEHYFNAKNTRLLDLGLQPHYLSDSLLDSLLNFAIKYQHQVDKNQILPKVSWRRN